A window of the Trichoderma asperellum chromosome 4, complete sequence genome harbors these coding sequences:
- a CDS encoding uncharacterized protein (TransMembrane:6 (i68-87o99-118i139-158o200-219i231-253o280-305i)), with protein MSITNSPETSDISIDKPAALHLPLHNSNMGNPRLEDTPELELMSPSLEEEQLAWSKIREYCLDAFSEFFGTMVLILFGDGVVAQVVLSGGTKGDYQSISWGWGIAVMFGVFVGGKSGGHLNPAVTFANCLYRGHPWRKLPVYALAQLLGAMAGAAIVYGNYKSAFDAFEGGAGIRTVTGSTATAGIFCTYPAPFMTRTGMFFSEFIASSILMFCIFALVDPNNINAAHMMPLALFFLIFGIGACFGWETGYAMNLARDFGPRLVSYMIGYGHEVWSAGGYYFWIPMVAPFFGTAFGGFLYDVFLYTGNSPINTPMLGVTRLFRPRKNVWSNTRPSAIDTKV; from the exons ATGTCCATCACCAACTCTCCAGAGACCTCAGACATCTCCATCGATAAACCAGctgctcttcatcttcccctTCACAACTCCAACATGGGTAATCCAAGACTTGAGGATACACCAGAGTTGGAGCTAATGTCTCCTtctctggaagaagagcagttgGCTTGGAGCAAGATTCGTGAATACTGCTTGGACGCCTTCTCCGAATTCTTCGGAACAATGGTACTCATTCTCTTCGGTGATGGTGTCGTTGCACAGGTTGTCTTGAGTGGTGGAACCAAGGGTGACTACCAGAGTATCTCCTGGGGATGGGG AATTGCCGTCATGTTTGGTGTCTTTGTTGGTGGTAAATCTGGTGGCCACCTCAACCCAGCCGTGACTTTTGCCAACTGTCTCTACCGCGGCCACCCGTGGCGCAAATTGCCCGTCTACGCCCTTGCCCAGCTTCTTGGAGCCATGGCTGGTGCCGCTATCGTGTATGGCAACTATAAGTCAGCTTTCGATGCCTTTGAGGGCGGCGCTGGTATCCGGACGGTGACTGGCTCTACTGCCACAGCCGGCATCTTTTGCACATATCCTGCCCCTTTTATGACTCGGACGGGCATGTTTTTCTCTGAATTCATCGCAAGCAGCATCCTCATGTTCTGCATCTTTGCCCTGGTCGACCCTAACAATATCAATGCTGCACACATGATGCCTCTTGCCCtattcttcctcatcttcggtATCGGCGCCTGCTTTGGTTGGGAGACGGGTTATGCTATGAACCTTGCTCGTGACTTTGGTCCTCGACTGGTTTCATACATGATCGGATATGGCCACGAGGTCTGGTCTGCCGGTGGCTACTATTTCTGG ATTCCCATGGTGGCCCCATTCTTCGGCACCGCCTTTGGCGGGTTCTTGTACGATGTTTTCCTCTATACGGGGAACAGCCCTATCAACACTCCGATGCTGGGTGTCACACGCCTATTCCGGCCCCGCAAGAATGTTTGGTCCAACACTCGCCCCTCGGCCATTGACACGAAAGTCTAG